The genomic stretch TCTgtttaatattataaattagCTTTATTAAGTTTTTAGGGTTTGCTTTAAATCCCGTCTCGTGGGTCACTCTAATCACAACAAACATCGCTTCCCCATCCTGAGTTTGTATTTACCTCGAAtagtcttttttttagttgaaCTTAGTTTGAAGTAGGGCTTGTCATTGAGCGTGGGTGTTAGAGATGTTTTGTGTTGAGTCCGATATTTCCGATCAACTAGGTTAccattttatatttttttttaatttgcGCATCCGATGGTATACGATACACAAACGAACAAAGAACCTTTAAAAAAACAGTTTATGGGCGGAAAGGCGGGCCGAAACACAATGCATTCCCATCAATGGGGTTTGTAAGTTGTCCCCGCTGCTCATTGGCTGATACTGTTGATTGTTCGATATGAGGCAAGTATTCACGAGCAAATGCTTTACCCAATTGTAATCATTCTACAAACTGGTATTTCATTTTCGTGTTTGGGGAACGTGAAATATGCATGTCTAAATCTACCAAGGTTCTAGCCTAGCTTGGCCTGGCCTGTTTTCAATGGATCctaattgaatcattttgCATTAATATCTTGGCATTATTATATTGTCCACAAGTTTGTAATATAGACCTTCCGAGGCTtgtaattattatttcacGGATAAGGCATTTTCCGAATAAGAAATGGTAATGACTTTCACTCTATCTATCTTTGTGTATCCAGGCAAGATAACTTCAATTGTAAGGAGGGCCGTGCCTGTAAACACAGTGTAACAGGATTAACTAGGAACTTAGATTAGACTGATTCCATTATTGTAGTACAGACACCAAGAATTTGACAAATTGTCGGAAACTAATAATTATAGCTCATACACTATACTGCTTGATTTAGTTGATAGAATCTCCGACTCACTTGAATCTTTACTTTAAAAGATCTGCATTACTTTAAACGACCGGAAGGTGTTTCTCCAAATTATATTAAAATAACTAACTAAATAGGTTGAGATAATCCGCAAATCTGCTAAAAGCTACATGTCATCGAGCAAACGAATGCCAAACCTTTATATTACTTCAATTTCTGAGGATGGTATTTATATGGTAGTGCGATcagaatcaattttattatggGCTGaacaatcaacaaaaaaaaaaatacacaCTCAAGAAACTACTCATCTAGAAAAAAACAGCTTTCAACAGCAACCATTAGACCAAATTAATCACAGATGTCAGCAGGTATTCCAGTAAGACTTCTAAATGAAGCACAAGGTCATATAATATCAATAGAATTGATAAATGGAGATACATACCGTGGGAAGCTAttagaaaatgaagataataTGAATTTATCCTTATACGAGGCAACTATAACACAAGGCAAATCGGGGAAAGTAAGTCATATGGACCAAGTGTTTATAAGAGGGTCAATGATTAGATTTATATCTGTGCCTGATATTTTAAAGAATGCTCCTATGTTTTTTATGAAACCTGGAGATAAACCAAAACCTCCAATAAGGGGCCCTccaccaaaaagaaagagagtatgagagaaaaaaattggaattgaaaagttgatacttttaataatatgtTTTATAAACTTACaatatattaaataattcacATAACTACGTACTTTCTATTGAAGAACCGATTAAgaacaattgttgttgttatctAAAAAATAGGACTCATCTAAGTCATTGTGACCAATTCTTCAGCTGATGTAGGATGAATAGCAAcacaattatcaaaatctttCTTAGTTGCACCCATTTTAATGGCAACACCAAAACCTTGTAAAATCTCAGCACTTGAATCACCTACAATGTGTAAACcaacaactttttcttctggTCCAGCACAAATGATCTTGTAGACAGTAGGTGATTTATCTTTTTGATCATCCATCATAGCATAATACATGGCAGTAAATTTAGATTGATatattttcaagttttcttCACcgtatttttcaatggcTTCCTTAGTTGATAAACCAATAGAACCAGCTTCTGGATGTGAGAAAATCACTGATGGAATATTGTTATAATCCAATTTATCTTTGGCAAATTCTGGTCCACCAAATAATCTATTTGATAATCTTCTACCTGCAGCAATGGCAACTGGGGTTAATTCAACTTTACCAACAACATCACCAAGAGAAAATATCTTTGGATTGTTGGTGACTTGGTATTCATCAGcaacaatttgttgtttatcaTTTATCTTTACATCAACTTTGTCTAATCcaatatcaatcaatgattttCTACCAACAGtccaaatcaattcatcTACTTCTACGGAGGTACCATCTTTCAAATGAACAACTTTTTTGCCATCTTTGCTACCTTCAATTTTAGTAATGGTAGATTGTTTATGAATATTGATTCCTAAATTGTCAATATAGTAGTCAGTAACAGTGTTTTGGATCACTTCATCAAAACTTCTTAAAACAGTGTCTCCTCTGATAAAGAAATGGGTTTCTGAACCAAGACTACTGAAAACCCCTGATAATTCAACCCCAATGTAACCAGCACCGACAATGGCAACTTTTTTAGGTTGTTTTTCCAAGGCAAAGAACCCATCAGATGTAGTACCTAATTCAGCACCAGGGACTGAAGGAGGAACAATTGCTGTACCACCAGTGGCGATCAAAGTCTTGTCAGCGGAAAACACCAATTTCTCACCTTTTTTATAAGTTTTCCCTTCGTCCAAGAATGGCAATTCTTGATCACCCAGTAATGTGACTTCAACTTCACCTTCagaattgataaatttagCAAATCCATATGCGTAATCGACTTTTTCACGTTTCAAATTATTCTCATAAATTCCATTCAATCTAGTGACATAAGCATCTCTTTTATGTTTAAGTTTAGCCCAATCGAAATCTCCATATTTAATTGAGTCTGGCTCTTTATCTAATCCATAAGCATATAAATCATGCTTTTTATGAGCCAAATCAGCAGTATACCACATGACTTTCTTAGGGACACATCCAACATTAACACAAGTCCCACCAaactttttgaaatttgattcaattaataatactttGGCACCATATTTGGCAGCTCTTCTTGCAGAGGCAACACCACCAGATCCACCACCAATGactaaataatcaaaatgtttaattgaattttttgttgaagttgGAGCcatagttgttgttgataattgtcTACTTAATTGAGTAAGTCTAGTAGTTGATTTAGATATTATACTATTAGTAAACATCTAAAAAGAAgaaccaaaaagaaaaaaaaaacttatgaaaatataaatgCAACTTGAAAAGTTAGAAATTGAAGCAATTATATATTTCCACGAGGAATAAGACTAGGGAGGAATAGTTTCCAGAATATATTGTCCGTCTGTGTGTatgcattttttttcttcctttgCTATTTCTACATTGACAAAGTGGTtaagcttttttttttttcgaacAATTTAGGCTTACTAATCCGATTCTTTGATAAGTTATACTGTGGAGCGGAAAAACGACCATTCGATGACATTGACGCTATCCACGCGGCAGAGACGAAGAAATTACCAGAAATACCATCCAACGGTTAGAGATTTGTCAGTCGCGTTGGAGCTCTAGAACGTCGAACGGCAATACATCCACTTCATATGAAACAATTCCTGTATTACATTTAAACTAAAAACAACTAAAACATTTCTAATCCAAATTGTGATTTACTTTTCTGTCATTTCCTCTTCATCTATGCTATCATGAATGCATTGGCGCAAGTGGCCAGTAGTAAATTGCAACAATTCCTCCTCTAGTTCCAAATTAGAAACATCATCACTATAGAAACTAGGTTCCTTgtattcatcatcatcaacattaaCACCAGCATATCGAGTAGTATGCACATCATAAATCTTGTCCAATTTTTTAGCTGTCAAGCTTTGGAAACGTTCATAATCAAACTGACCATGTCCGTTTTCATCGCTTTGTTGATTATCAGTCACAATTTTCTTATGGAAAATATTTTGCtttacttcttcttgtaaaattttaaaattaccATCTTCttccaataaataattcacTTCTTCcatatcattattgatCAAACTATGCAAATccaaagaaatcaaattgttgtCAATCACATTGTACTGATTTCTATTGGTGTAACTATCAATACTGTTGTTGTCATTGTCAGTTATATAATCGAGATTGAGCttgttttgattgttgaacAATTTCGAAagtatttctttcttctgGTCTATTTGCAATTGTCTTCTGAACGATattaaattgttattaGATAAATTCTGTTCCCGTTGTGATAACACTTTCCGTTTATATTCAGTTAAGAgttttttctcttcttgACTTGATAAATTCGGATATTTGGacaattctttcaattcacCTTCAGTGTATCCCGGTATTGAAATTATGGGGTTCTTAGTGTTTTCACTTTCGTCGTCGGTggattcttcttcatcatcatcatcatcatcaaaaatAATGCCTCTACATATTTTCTCGGCAGATTCCCAGGCTCTGATTTGTGATTGTTTTATAGCAGGAAATAGCACCTCATCATGctgtttttcatttgtgGCTACAGTTGTAAATACTGAAAAGTCATAAGGGCTGGATGCAACTTTTTGTAGACCAAACACTGGAGGCGTCACTTTTTTTGCATTAGATTGGGAACTGTTAGAATGAGAATGTCTTGGATCTTTGTCTGATATTCGATTgattaattgttgtttcagTGACTGTTGTAGgtttaataatttgtttttgattaatCTCCCATTTTTAGACGTCCTTGaactgttgttgatatGCTCATTCTTGCTACTTCCAGTTTGTCGTTGGTGTtgtgatggtggtggtaggTGTTCGTGGTGTTGTCTCTCTTGTTGTCGCTGTCGTTGGAACTTTCTGATATTATTGCTTGGGGTGCTCATTATCGACGACGAGGAACTGACGGTTCTATTATAAGGGAAAATGCTTGATGTACTCATATCATTATTAGACACAATTCTTGATTGGTTGGAATGGGTATGGTTGTTAAACTTTGGTAAACTGCTATACTTGTTTGACATTGAAGTTGTAGCTGTTGAAGACGACGAATTACGCGACGCCGAAATGTAATTTTCCgataaattcattatttacATATACCTCCAGTTCTCTATAAAATGCATTCACCTGCAATGATGTGTATTGAACACTGTGtggtaatttcaaaaaaaaaataatagcCCTTTGTTGAGTATAAAAATGTGTTACTAAGTACCCCTTGTAATTTAATTGCTAAGTCgaatattaatattaattattattatttttttagtgGTGTTGTCTTTCCCTCCTTAATTAGAATGTTTTGGTTGTCCcgaaaatgataataaaactTCCCAATTAGGAACGTTGTGGCTAAACCATATTTAACCAATTTAAGCACTTTGAGCCGTAGTGCAAAAATGAAACCagaagggaaaaaaaaagtctaGAAGTATACTAAATTGGTAGCGTATATAGTCACGTgtatttttcttatttaGGGCTATAGCCCTAATGATTGTGTGGGAGTGCATATAAAGTTTTTGCTTTTGCTCTTATACTACGCACAATCTTAACACTcgaatttttttttccttctcattttttctttggtaCACACAAACCAAGTGAGAATTATACTATACACTCCCATAGGCTTACTCCCACTCGCACAGTATTGTAGGTTTGACTCGCACGAAGACACActaaccaaaaaaaaaaaataactgaaatttttttcaatagtaTTAGAGTATATTCTTAGACTGTATCGAGCATTAAGACACCATGGCTACTGAATTAACTGTTCAATCTGAAAGAGCTTTCCAAAAGGTTTGTACTAGAGATAGATAGAAAGACAGAGTACTGAAACACTATGAAGGATTACTGGGAGAAGAGgaataatcaacaatcgAACCAAAGAGAATGTTAATCAAGAATGAAATACTATGACGAAGggaaatcatcaataaattatacATGTCTTGGGAGTTTAAAAAGATATTCTTCATCctaaaattataatatcaACCTGTATGTTTATAATAAAGAACTCCATTTATGTTAAAATACAACCAACTTCATTAGAGATGATTATTTAgatattttcaacaaccaGTATCAATATCCCAGATCCTTGCAAGtgtttttttagtttagtCTGTTTTGGAAATAAATTAACAACTTGGAAATACTaacaaatttgaatattttagCAACCACACATTTTCACCAACCCAAAGGCTAAAGCCAACAAGAAAACCAAGAGATGGTATAAAGATGTTGGTTTAGGTTTCAAAACCCCAAAAGCTGCCATTGAAGGTTCTTACATTGACAAAAAATGTCCATTTGCTGGTACTGTTTCCATCAGAGGTAAAATCTTGACCGGTACTGTTGTTTCCACCAAAATGCACCGTACCATCATTATCAGAAGAGATTACTTGCATTACGTTCCAAAATATAACAGATACGAAAAAAGACACAAGAATGTTGCTGCTCACGTCTCTCCAGCTTTCAGAGTTGAAGAAGGTGATGTTGTCACCGTTGGTCAATGTAGACCAATTTCTAAAACTGTCAGATTCAATGTTTTGAAAGTTTCTGCTGGTGCTTCTAGATCCAAGAAATTCTCTAAATTCTAAACAAAACCCCAAGAAGATAAAAGAGAATAATCTAATCCAATCAacaccacaacaacaagaaaaacaaaacataTGCCTATGAGCAAAGTTAAGtattgatatatatatatatatatgtatatgtgtATATTTGTACATGACTTTAACTTCTGTATTAAGGAGGTGTATATTATTAGTTTATTAATGTTACATTAGTTTTTTATAAAGAGTAATATGAGAAAGTGTTTCTCTCTCCAGGGTGATTAAGTATTTATTACCATGTCTACGTGTTTACTATATGTTTACTTACCAGTTGTATTGAGtacatatttatataatggAGGAACCAATGTAATAAATATTAGGAAATGTTTAGGCATTTGATGGGGTATTCTTCTTTGCAACTTGTAAACGACCAGACCCCCATTCAACTaacaatttaatcaaatcattatctttatgaagtttttcaaattcatcacAACCACCCCTACtttcaaatgatttacCAACCAATACGTTTGGCACAGTTCTTCTCCCACTCTTCTCTGTCAAATAACTTTGTAATTCAGCTCCATATTCATATCGAtctaattcaacaacatttGGTGCTGGTGTTATATCATATTTTTCTAATAACAATTGTTTAATCTTTTTTGAATATGGACAATATGATTTACTGAAAATTGTCATTGGTGATAATGATCtaatttttatcaaatcagATATTGGATCATATTCACCATTATCTGGTTTGACTTTGGTGGTGTCTTTATTAGTGTCTTTATTACCATTGATGGCTTCATCTTGATCTTGtgatattttttgatttattttgtcATCAGTTTGAGGATCATTTTTAGAATCAATGAGATTGGCAACTGATTCGTCATTAGTGGCGGTATATGTAGTACTTTTGGTGTTATGTTTGTTTGGTTGTTGGTCTGATGCTTGTGCATGAACCAAGGATGCAGCGTTGGATCCAACTTTATGTAAAGTAAAAATTAAACCAAGGACAAAGGCCGTTAATGCTATTATTCTTAATTGTCTAACTCCAGCCATGATGAAGTGTAGTTTTTAAAATCgatataattcaaaaagaagaaaagaaaggcGGGAAGGTTAAATTAAAGCATATGTATATggatatatttatatatatatatatatattgtgTATGTGTTTTAGatgaatttcttttttccggtttttttctttcttccaAAGTTGTGTTCTgaccaaaaaattttagctgttgtctttttttttttgtgatGTTCGGTATTGTTTCTGTTTGGGGCGTTCACTTCTCCTCTTTCAATGCTTGTAATATAATTACTCCTTCGGTAAATATTTTCCTCGTTTTCCATTGTTGTATCCAAGTAGTCCAAGACGTTCCGGGAATGTAATTGACCGCGATTCTAATCAtgtcaaatttttcttggaCGTGTATTCATTGTTCAATGTTGGATTCAACACGttaattttgaattcaattatcTCTCCAACAGAATGTTTTGTAACACTTCTTGCAAATCTTGGgaatattgaatttaccATCATGCCATTTTGGATTTATCTGCAATGACAATCTGTCAAATTCCCTTTTGAGTATTGCACAGTTTAGACATACACTAAACACTGTGCTATTCATATATGTCGCAAGATTGTAGCCATTGTTTATCATTCCATAAACTTCGGTTTTATTGTAACTCAATTGGAAAGTAGATGTATTTGACCAATAActataattgttgtttgcATGGTATACAATTAAAGGAGGTAAATAGTTCTGTGGCCGTATTTGTGTTTTCTTCGGTATCATGTCGGAGAATTCCAAAGTTTCATAatcttcaacaatatcaCAACCAAGAAATATTGGATACTTGTTCAATCCATGAGTGATGAACTGTTTTGGTGTAGGAACTTTAGGgaatattgatttgattattggTTTGTTTATGATGCCATCAGCTAGGCGGAAATACGGTATTTCAATATTGGTGTTGTTTGTCTGTTTATAACGTTGTGATGTTCGTGCAAGTACGGTCCCATTAGGGTAATTATCCCTTTCATTACTCATATCGTATGCCAATATAATATCTACATTTCTGGCTACATTCAAGAATGGATGGAAAGGTATATTTTGTCCATCATCTCCGCCATCTACTAAATACAAATCTGGACTTTCCCAGATACTAGTGTTTTTCTTGCCATATTGGAAAAATGGATTGGGTGAATACAAGGCATAATCAGCGTGTAGTTTGGGGTTTTTCAATGCCTTCCATTCTGAACTCAATCCAAGTGATTTCAATGTTGTTTCGATTAATGACACTGCATCCAGTTCATAACTTTCGAGTAACTTATACactgaaaaaaatacaTGGTTGAAAAGTGACGAAGAAGTACCTGTAATAAACCcaacattatcaaaacCAGAAACACAATAAGAATGATTTGCAGTGGTTGATTTCTTGGTTGGTACATTAGCTTTCAATGATGTTCccaaatatttaattggaATAAATGCATGTAAATATGAATCCCAAGACCCAAATTCAAATGGGGTGAATTCAAAACAATGGgattcaaaatttgttgaaaattctGGATTACTAGgatctttttcaatggtTCCGATTATGGGGAAAGGTTGGTCGTATTCTTTGAATGAAGTCAATACGTGTGTGGCAGCAGATATTGTTGCTCCCGGAGTTCTTGCTgtagatttgaaaattctCCTAGCCAATGCTCGACCCCAATAATCTGTAAATGAGGTATGGAATCctgctttctttttatctCTGACTTCAATTAGTAATTCTTTATAGAAATGcaagtatttttttatcaaaccGTATCCATCTTTAGTTTGGTTGGATTTTGTTAGTGATTGCTCTTGTGGAAGATTGAACAAATTGCCAATCCAGCCACCACCGCTACTCCCAGTACTACTTCCACGACTACTGGTGCTACTACTGGTGCTACTACTGGTGCTGGCGCTTTTCATTGATGTGaacaaatccaaaataCTACTAAACATTCCTTGTTTTTTACTCTtgtatttatttctttgttgttgttgttgttgttgtagtggggttttttgtaaatctgAAGTATCAAAATTAGGTACCCCTTGTAATAACAGTTCACTTAAATCCCATTCTTCTGgaatcaaattttgtaatttatgAATAGgttcaaaatcattaataaaattactCATTACTAACCATGATCCACCCGATATTCCAGCAATATAACTAGTACTTTGTAATAAACCATTTAAAcataatgatgaatttggaTATCTATCATCTAATGCCAATATCACCCCTGCACCTGTTAACATTGATCTATAACCTCCACCAGATATAGCAAGGGCTATTTGAATTGGTTTGGTTTTAATTGACCAAAATGTTTCAATGTCAAAATTGGGGATTCTATTTctatataataatgatttgagGGATATTTCCGTTTTGGCATTACGTTGAGTAATATAATGTAATTCTTCCTGACATAAAGTCTGGTTTTTCATAGTTTAttagtaaaaaaaaaagacaagaCAAGACAAGATAACAACTGCTATATATGAGTTACTATTGAACAATATGCTGCGTACATTATTGGCGCTTCGAATTAATTCACCTGGAGGACAAATCACTGTGAATGGAGCATATGATAAATTCCATGGTGGATGATTAGGGAAATAACTACTACAATTCTTACATAATAATCTCTCTTGAGTTATGGATTTGGTCTTGAATGGATTATAGCTAATCGTCAATGGTATTATTAGAAGTAAGAACAACATATTATAAGGCTATTTGGTATTGGTATTGGTATTGgtattgatgttgttgtggttgtggttgtggttgcaAAACCTagcaagaaaaaaaaaaacacactTGTAAAGAACAATTTTGAtataaaagataaaaatttattaatgacaaaagaaaaataacaatatataaatactaTTCAAAAACTAGTAAGAATGACAAATGATGTAGCACAGCATACACTATGCTAAGTGAAGGTTAGGTAATGTAATGTAATGTATATAAACTTGTCCTGAAAACCTAAATATACCTCTCTATCTCTCTCTTCTAATTGGTGTGGGGGGAGGGAATGAAAAAACTCTTTAGTGATCAAACTTAgaattcttcatcagatGAGACATAAGCATCACCCaattccttcttcttcttcattctttccttctttttctttcttaatTCAGCAGAAGataacttcttcttcttcttagCAGCGGCAATCTTGTTACCCATAGCATCGaatttatcttcttcttcatcatccttcttttcaattcttggaCCAGAACCTTGACCTTGGACCCAATTGTGACCAGATGGAGTCATTCTACCGTCCAAAACAGCCCAGACTTCTTCAGTCAAATCTTTGGTGAATTCAGCAGAGTGAGTAATGATAACAATACCACCTTCGAAAGCTTTCAAAGCTTTAGACAAAGCACCCAAAGAATCTCTATCCAAATAATTGGTTGGTTCATccaaaacaatcaaatgaGGTCTTTGCCAAGTACAAGCAGCCAAGACCAATTTAACTTTTTGACCACCAGATAAACCTCTAATTCTAGAGTGAGAAACCAATTCGGCATCCAAACCCAACATAGCACAAtgttcttcaatttcttttctggTTAATGGTCTGAATTGACCAGAAGCCAAAGCTTCTTTCATATCAACTTCAGCAACCAACTTGGCGTGAGTTTCCATCAATTCACCTCTTGGCAACCAAGTGTTGTCAACAGACATCATTGGTACCCATCTTTCATTCTTCATACCAATGTTTTCACCCAACATCCAAGaaatttcatattcatAAGAGTTCTTGAACTTTCTTCTGGCGTGAATACCAGcaattcttcttggtgtaccttcaattttgaaaatcttGTTCATGTTTtgttcatcttcttcattgaTTTGTCTAGAAGCTCTATCCATGGTTTCTCTATCTTCACCAGTTTGGAATCTCCATTGAATATATTCAGATGGAGTTTTGTCCAAATGGTTATCAATATGAGCAAAAGCATGTTGTTTAATGTAAGCAATACGACAATTTTCGTGGACGTAAACTTCACCAGTGGTTGGTAATAATTCACCAGTCAAAACGTTAATTAAGGTGGATTTACCAGCACCATTTGGACCAATGACAGCAATTCTAGATGATAAAGAACATTGGAAGTTAATGTCTTGAATTTGTGGTTTA from Candida albicans SC5314 chromosome 5, complete sequence encodes the following:
- the SMD3 gene encoding mRNA splicing protein (Putative core snRNP protein; induced upon adherence to polystyrene), which codes for MSAGIPVRLLNEAQGHIISIELINGDTYRGKLLENEDNMNLSLYEATITQGKSGKVSHMDQVFIRGSMIRFISVPDILKNAPMFFMKPGDKPKPPIRGPPPKRKRV
- the GLR1 gene encoding glutathione-disulfide reductase (Glutathione reductase; upregulated by human neutrophils; oxidative stress-induced regulation via Cap1p; overexpression correlates with multidrug resistance in a cap1 mutant, farnesol induced; stationary phase enriched protein); this encodes MFTNSIISKSTTRLTQLSRQLSTTTMAPTSTKNSIKHFDYLVIGGGSGGVASARRAAKYGAKVLLIESNFKKFGGTCVNVGCVPKKVMWYTADLAHKKHDLYAYGLDKEPDSIKYGDFDWAKLKHKRDAYVTRLNGIYENNLKREKVDYAYGFAKFINSEGEVEVTLSGDQELPFLDEGKTYKKGEKLVFSADKTLIATGGTAIVPPSVPGAELGTTSDGFFALEKQPKKVAIVGAGYIGVELSGVFSSLGSETHFFIRGDTVLRSFDEVIQNTVTDYYIDNLGINIHKQSTITKIEGSKDGKKVVHLKDGTSVEVDELIWTVGRKSLIDIGLDKVDVKINDKQQIVADEYQVTNNPKIFSLGDVVGKVELTPVAIAAGRRLSNRLFGGPEFAKDKLDYNNIPSVIFSHPEAGSIGLSTKEAIEKYGEENLKIYQSKFTAMYYAMMDDQKDKSPTVYKIICAGPEEKVVGLHIVGDSSAEILQGFGVAIKMGATKKDFDNCVAIHPTSAEELVTMT
- a CDS encoding uncharacterized protein (Has domain(s) with predicted anaphase-promoting complex localization), encoding MNLSENYISASRNSSSSTATTSMSNKYSSLPKFNNHTHSNQSRIVSNNDMSTSSIFPYNRTVSSSSSIMSTPSNNIRKFQRQRQQERQHHEHLPPPSQHQRQTGSSKNEHINNSSRTSKNGRLIKNKLLNLQQSSKQQLINRISDKDPRHSHSNSSQSNAKKVTPPVFGLQKVASSPYDFSVFTTVATNEKQHDEVLFPAIKQSQIRAWESAEKICRGIIFDDDDDDEEESTDDESENTKNPIISIPGYTEGELKELSKYPNLSSQEEKKLLTEYKRKVLSQREQNLSNNNLISFRRQLQIDQKKEILSKLFNNQNKLNLDYITDNDNNSIDSYTNRNQYNVIDNNLISLDLHSLINNDMEEVNYLLEEDGNFKILQEEVKQNIFHKKIVTDNQQSDENGHGQFDYERFQSLTAKKLDKIYDVHTTRYAGVNVDDDEYKEPSFYSDDVSNLELEEELLQFTTGHLRQCIHDSIDEEEMTEK
- a CDS encoding 40S ribosomal protein uS17 (Protein component of the small (40S) ribosomal subunit; Spider biofilm repressed), with the translated sequence MATELTVQSERAFQKQPHIFTNPKAKANKKTKRWYKDVGLGFKTPKAAIEGSYIDKKCPFAGTVSIRGKILTGTVVSTKMHRTIIIRRDYLHYVPKYNRYEKRHKNVAAHVSPAFRVEEGDVVTVGQCRPISKTVRFNVLKVSAGASRSKKFSKF
- a CDS encoding uncharacterized protein (Predicted protein of unknown function; overlaps orf19.4149.1) — translated: MYKYTHIHIYIYISILNFAHRHMFCFSCCCGVDWIRLFSFIFLGFCLEFREFLGSRSTSRNFQNIESDSFRNWSTLTNGDNITFFNSESWRDVSSNILVSFFVSVIFWNVMQVISSDNDGTVHFGGNNSTGQDFTSDGNSTSKWTFFVNVRTFNGSFWGFET
- a CDS encoding glutathione-disulfide reductase (Putative glutaredoxin; induced by nitric oxide; Spider biofilm induced), encoding MAGVRQLRIIALTAFVLGLIFTLHKVGSNAASLVHAQASDQQPNKHNTKSTTYTATNDESVANLIDSKNDPQTDDKINQKISQDQDEAINGNKDTNKDTTKVKPDNGEYDPISDLIKIRSLSPMTIFSKSYCPYSKKIKQLLLEKYDITPAPNVVELDRYEYGAELQSYLTEKSGRRTVPNVLVGKSFESRGGCDEFEKLHKDNDLIKLLVEWGSGRLQVAKKNTPSNA
- the SPO1 gene encoding putative carboxylic ester hydrolase (Protein similar to phospholipase B; fungal-specific (no human or murine homolog)); the protein is MLFLLLIIPLTISYNPFKTKSITQERLLCKNCSSYFPNHPPWNLSYAPFTVICPPGELIRSANNTLCQEELHYITQRNAKTEISLKSLLYRNRIPNFDIETFWSIKTKPIQIALAISGGGYRSMLTGAGVILALDDRYPNSSLCLNGLLQSTSYIAGISGGSWLVMSNFINDFEPIHKLQNLIPEEWDLSESLLQGVPNFDTSDLQKTPLQQQQQQQRNKYKSKKQGMFSSILDLFTSMKSASTSSSTSSSTSSRGSSTGSSGGGWIGNLFNLPQEQSLTKSNQTKDGYGLIKKYLHFYKELLIEVRDKKKAGFHTSFTDYWGRALARRIFKSTARTPGATISAATHVLTSFKEYDQPFPIIGTIEKDPSNPEFSTNFESHCFEFTPFEFGSWDSYLHAFIPIKYLGTSLKANVPTKKSTTANHSYCVSGFDNVGFITGTSSSLFNHVFFSVYKLLESYESDAVSLIETTLKSLGLSSEWKALKNPKLHADYALYSPNPFFQYGKKNTSIWESPDLYLVDGGDDGQNIPFHPFLNVARNVDIILAYDMSNERDNYPNGTVLARTSQRYKQTNNTNIEIPYFRLADGIINKPIIKSIFPKVPTPKQFITHGLNKYPIFLGCDIVEDYETLEFSDMIPKKTQIRPQNYLPPLIVYHANNNYSYWSNTSTFQLSYNKTEVYGMINNGYNLATYMNSTVFSVCLNCAILKREFDRLSLQINPKWHDGKFNIPKICKKCYKTFCWRDN